The following proteins are encoded in a genomic region of Alphaproteobacteria bacterium:
- a CDS encoding glycosyltransferase — protein sequence MASQKIKATVIIPTKNPGAFFFQVLDAVRSQKTPWPYEILVIDSGSTDGTIDYCHQFPEIILHCIPPQTFQHGRTRNEAIRLANGEFLVMITHDAIPASDDWLFQLVNYTESNPEIAGTFGRHIAHKHANPFVSDSIEKHFEQFKTVPVVSLDDKTRYDSDEAYRQFLHFFSDNNACLRRTVWEKIPYPEVNFAEDQLWAKAIIEAGYAKGYCYDAAVYHSHNMGFVETLQRSFDESVAFKQYFGYNLCPSFKNFFLAPFILTQQNWNFLKHNDHVSSKLKWQLVSPLLNIARILGHSLGQYRDRIPSTLHVYLSRDARVKSGRLKRRNLIIRLPVLFYRVARKWQEVGTLQLIRVIMKRLKRRSFHVPFMRNLTDQFSFLDSTTFGAPLGGQPLDPKSITWFIPDFNIGSGGHLNIFRFIQMLEKKGYTQTITIIESSHFPSAKAAKECINKHFFRLKSNVVIGRDLAPPSMYGMATGWQTAFALKGFQSVVHKCYFVQDYEPSFYPMGSEAILAEETYRFGFHGITAGSWLSTILNQQFGMTCYPVGFSFDKQHYFTQEKTASHKRKIFFYARPVTPRRGFELGILALDHVMKEMPETEVHLAGWNIHAHHIPFPFISHGVMPIAKLHELYNQCDVALVLSLTNLSLLPLELMACNCPIVSNHGPHAEWLLNDSNAVLTSPTPDALAQALISLLKDEDKRKKLIAAGLAFAHSTSWEAEADKMIHYLEAIHASNR from the coding sequence ATGGCTTCTCAAAAAATAAAAGCTACCGTCATTATTCCAACGAAGAACCCTGGTGCTTTTTTTTTCCAGGTGCTGGATGCCGTGAGGTCTCAAAAAACTCCCTGGCCATATGAAATCTTGGTTATAGATTCAGGGTCAACCGATGGGACTATTGATTATTGCCACCAATTTCCTGAAATTATTCTCCATTGTATTCCTCCTCAAACATTCCAACATGGACGTACGCGTAATGAAGCCATCCGTTTAGCCAACGGCGAATTTTTGGTGATGATTACGCATGATGCCATCCCTGCAAGCGATGATTGGCTTTTTCAATTAGTCAATTATACTGAATCAAACCCCGAGATTGCCGGAACCTTTGGTCGACATATCGCCCACAAGCATGCAAATCCTTTTGTGAGCGACTCTATTGAGAAACATTTTGAACAATTTAAAACGGTCCCAGTCGTATCACTGGACGATAAGACACGTTACGATTCCGATGAAGCCTATCGCCAATTCTTGCATTTTTTTTCCGATAATAATGCCTGCCTTCGCCGGACTGTCTGGGAAAAAATCCCGTATCCCGAAGTTAATTTCGCCGAAGACCAACTTTGGGCAAAAGCTATTATAGAAGCCGGCTATGCCAAAGGCTATTGTTACGACGCAGCGGTTTATCATTCCCATAATATGGGATTTGTTGAAACGCTTCAACGAAGCTTTGATGAATCAGTCGCGTTTAAACAATATTTCGGGTACAATTTGTGCCCTAGTTTTAAGAATTTCTTTCTTGCCCCCTTTATTCTCACTCAACAAAATTGGAATTTTCTTAAACATAATGACCATGTTTCTTCCAAATTAAAATGGCAACTTGTTAGCCCATTACTCAATATAGCACGTATTTTAGGCCATTCGCTTGGCCAATATCGCGACCGGATTCCATCGACGTTACATGTCTATTTGTCACGGGATGCGCGTGTAAAATCGGGTCGCCTAAAAAGAAGAAATCTCATCATCCGTCTACCTGTTTTATTTTACCGAGTCGCACGAAAATGGCAGGAAGTCGGGACACTCCAACTTATACGTGTGATTATGAAGCGCCTGAAACGTAGATCGTTTCACGTTCCTTTTATGCGGAATCTTACTGATCAATTTTCTTTTTTGGACTCAACCACGTTTGGCGCTCCACTTGGTGGACAACCGCTTGATCCTAAATCCATTACCTGGTTTATACCCGACTTTAACATCGGCTCTGGTGGTCATCTGAATATTTTTCGTTTTATTCAAATGTTGGAAAAAAAAGGGTACACCCAAACCATTACAATTATTGAAAGCAGTCACTTCCCCTCCGCAAAAGCGGCAAAAGAATGTATCAATAAACATTTTTTTCGGCTTAAATCCAATGTCGTTATTGGCCGCGATTTGGCTCCTCCCTCAATGTACGGCATGGCCACGGGCTGGCAAACCGCTTTTGCACTAAAGGGATTTCAAAGTGTTGTCCATAAATGTTATTTTGTTCAAGATTATGAACCTTCTTTTTACCCAATGGGCAGTGAGGCTATATTAGCAGAAGAAACATACCGTTTTGGCTTTCACGGTATCACTGCTGGCTCCTGGTTAAGTACTATTCTTAATCAACAATTTGGAATGACGTGTTATCCTGTAGGTTTCTCATTTGATAAACAACATTATTTTACTCAGGAAAAAACAGCATCGCATAAAAGAAAAATTTTCTTTTATGCACGACCTGTGACACCCCGTCGTGGTTTTGAGCTTGGAATTCTTGCCTTAGACCACGTTATGAAAGAAATGCCCGAGACAGAAGTGCATCTGGCCGGATGGAATATCCATGCACACCACATTCCTTTTCCGTTTATCTCCCATGGTGTTATGCCCATTGCCAAACTTCATGAACTTTATAATCAATGTGACGTAGCCTTGGTTCTATCACTTACTAACCTTTCCCTTCTTCCATTAGAATTAATGGCCTGCAATTGTCCGATTGTCAGTAACCACGGACCACATGCTGAATGGTTATTAAATGATTCCAATGCAGTGCTTACCTCCCCAACGCCTGATGCATTAGCCCAAGCGCTTATTAGTCTGCTTAAAGACGAAGATAAGCGAAAAAAACTTATCGCAGCAGGACTGGCATTTGCACACAGTACGAGTTGGGAAGCAGAGGCTGATAAAATGATCCATTATTTGGAGGCCATCCATGCCTCTAACCGGTAA
- a CDS encoding ankyrin repeat domain-containing protein produces the protein MLEYRNVIYYAQPDVSQKGGVQGEKRPYDLVIMVGTRHDYEQVDALKEECAKKQAYLAKKGIAFSYTIIGDGHSDIEDKDLEHVQGRLGKGTRVDLWGHGNIDAHGEHTIDIFPDGQRKTSFLFDKLNHLAAKDPRTGQSAPLNVHVWSCHGGASIDAYDHLPKGSSLVSPAGKKHPTLSHENMQGLLNSIQSIPSQKSVHAQFFEDAVSRGETHKIRIPEGTFVIRAPKQTIHKPEEARRYLENQRQEFNEFLTQNMSADPKQASAIMNDINRVSLDDKQMNRYTNSLVLNQTFNKNKDIKAYLRQSGKHPDDILTTDGHPLLKWAIQDGNKALVKTLLEHGANPNYVTPDGRSCLHMATAMGDKEMVKDLLQFGADQQVKYHHRTPLEEAKSLDFSDVAQTILGFFLNLLAEGVKSLMSSNTPPAAGQASVTSQTHDPNQVTTTSLHEAIKLGNRAAVEAFITAGADVSGQNQHGETPLHIAVQSKSEPMVQFLLKFGARTDIANNKGETPLSLASKHNMRAPFYHQNASGQGKQSPLRR, from the coding sequence ATGCTAGAATATAGAAATGTTATTTATTACGCGCAGCCTGATGTCTCGCAAAAGGGGGGTGTTCAAGGTGAAAAGCGTCCCTATGATTTAGTCATCATGGTAGGCACCCGCCATGATTATGAGCAGGTAGATGCTCTTAAGGAAGAATGTGCCAAGAAACAAGCATACCTGGCGAAAAAGGGCATAGCCTTTTCCTATACTATTATCGGCGATGGACATTCGGACATAGAGGATAAGGATTTAGAGCATGTGCAGGGGCGGCTGGGAAAGGGTACCCGGGTTGATTTATGGGGACATGGCAATATCGATGCTCATGGGGAGCATACCATTGATATATTTCCAGATGGACAACGCAAAACCTCTTTTTTGTTTGATAAACTTAATCATTTAGCAGCCAAGGATCCACGTACTGGGCAATCAGCGCCATTGAATGTTCACGTATGGAGTTGCCACGGCGGAGCTTCCATTGATGCTTATGACCATTTGCCTAAGGGTTCTTCTTTAGTTTCGCCTGCTGGTAAAAAACATCCAACGCTCAGCCACGAGAATATGCAGGGATTACTTAACTCGATTCAATCGATTCCGTCACAAAAATCGGTGCATGCACAATTTTTTGAAGATGCAGTCAGTCGAGGTGAAACACATAAAATTAGGATACCGGAAGGTACTTTTGTTATCCGCGCTCCTAAACAGACTATACACAAACCGGAGGAGGCAAGGCGTTATTTAGAAAATCAGCGCCAGGAATTCAATGAATTTTTGACCCAAAATATGTCGGCTGATCCTAAGCAAGCCAGCGCGATTATGAATGATATCAACCGCGTATCATTGGATGACAAGCAAATGAATCGGTATACCAATTCACTTGTGCTCAATCAGACCTTTAATAAGAACAAAGATATTAAAGCGTATTTAAGACAGAGTGGAAAGCATCCGGATGATATTTTAACAACCGATGGGCATCCATTGCTCAAATGGGCGATCCAGGATGGGAATAAAGCATTGGTGAAAACCTTGTTGGAACATGGGGCAAACCCTAATTATGTTACACCCGATGGTCGTTCTTGTTTGCATATGGCAACGGCTATGGGTGATAAAGAGATGGTTAAAGATCTCCTGCAATTCGGAGCTGATCAACAGGTTAAATATCATCATAGAACGCCTTTAGAAGAAGCAAAGTCTCTTGATTTTTCGGATGTTGCCCAAACAATCCTTGGGTTTTTTTTAAATTTATTGGCGGAGGGGGTAAAAAGCCTTATGTCGTCCAATACGCCGCCTGCTGCAGGGCAAGCTAGCGTAACTTCTCAAACACACGACCCCAATCAAGTCACGACTACCTCACTTCATGAAGCTATAAAGCTGGGTAATAGGGCAGCAGTAGAGGCATTCATCACAGCAGGTGCTGATGTTTCCGGTCAAAATCAGCACGGTGAGACACCCCTACATATTGCCGTACAGAGCAAGAGCGAGCCGATGGTTCAGTTCTTATTGAAATTTGGGGCACGCACTGATATAGCCAATAATAAAGGAGAAACTCCGTTGAGTTTGGCTTCTAAACATAATATGAGAGCACCTTTTTATCATCAAAACGCATCAGGACAAGGCAAGCAATCGCCACTGAGGCGTTGA
- a CDS encoding RNA pyrophosphohydrolase has translation MSLQPPSNLNDALYRPGVGIMLFNEHNKIFVARRIDSRADAWQMPQGGIDDNELPLEAALRELKEEIGTNHATIISQYPDWLYYDIPEELAKSLWNGRYRGQRQRWFLMRFNGRDDEINLETEIPEFNDWQWASLDSIVDLIVPFKRTLYIQLLTQFKPYINQGNV, from the coding sequence ATGTCACTTCAACCACCGTCAAACCTTAATGATGCCCTCTATCGCCCTGGTGTGGGTATTATGCTCTTTAACGAGCATAATAAGATTTTTGTAGCTAGACGCATTGATTCGCGGGCAGATGCCTGGCAAATGCCCCAAGGAGGGATCGATGACAACGAGTTACCGTTAGAAGCAGCATTGCGTGAATTGAAAGAAGAAATAGGAACTAATCATGCAACCATAATCTCCCAATACCCAGATTGGCTTTATTATGATATTCCAGAGGAACTTGCAAAATCATTATGGAATGGTCGATATCGAGGACAACGTCAACGGTGGTTCTTGATGCGCTTTAATGGCCGGGATGATGAAATTAATCTTGAAACAGAAATACCCGAATTTAATGATTGGCAATGGGCATCATTAGATTCGATTGTGGATCTCATCGTGCCTTTTAAGCGCACGCTCTATATACAACTCCTGACCCAATTTAAACCTTATATCAATCAAGGCAATGTATGA
- a CDS encoding divergent polysaccharide deacetylase family protein gives MIDRLKAALAFCKHYWAIAFFGVNVVILITVALVYVISAQSSYFASALQNGQRVIINVETQKVTGGIRSSHKALAHAHHNVPTTVTPSLVSASPNPPAPVQPLSSPATVEVKPIPQATSVINAADKKPSISVLIVDLGLSKSSTELAFQLPSYVGFGFSPYSSQLEEWVTKAKIAGHSIWLHLPLQTIHYPADDPGPYGLLTMLNERQNQERLDWVLGRTPHLNGLYTSNDEVFTQTEANIVPVLSYLKSKNLIFISGNENNKFLDTIVAKNAFPVLEADRIIDASITDKNIRTSLAEAEELTKQFGHVTIVGHAYPLTINILKEWLDSKKHNMNFVSLVNPNLSSGSVATTQAADSHSSPRTPSPSTPSPSTPINAASSPPLNAKVVNTHYVTSTTVKP, from the coding sequence ATGATAGATAGGCTGAAGGCTGCTTTAGCTTTTTGCAAACATTATTGGGCTATTGCTTTCTTTGGAGTAAACGTGGTCATATTGATTACGGTGGCCTTGGTGTACGTTATATCAGCTCAATCTTCTTACTTTGCATCAGCCTTGCAAAATGGCCAACGGGTTATTATTAACGTTGAAACGCAGAAAGTTACCGGCGGTATTCGCTCAAGCCACAAAGCCTTAGCCCACGCTCATCATAACGTTCCAACAACGGTAACTCCTTCACTGGTATCAGCTTCGCCCAATCCTCCTGCCCCTGTGCAACCGCTTTCAAGCCCGGCTACCGTTGAAGTAAAACCTATACCACAAGCCACTTCCGTCATTAACGCAGCCGACAAAAAACCGTCCATTTCGGTATTGATTGTTGATTTAGGATTAAGTAAATCATCCACCGAATTAGCATTTCAATTACCTTCCTACGTAGGGTTTGGTTTCTCGCCTTATTCTTCGCAATTAGAAGAATGGGTTACCAAAGCGAAAATAGCTGGACACTCTATTTGGTTGCATTTACCTCTTCAGACCATCCATTATCCGGCAGATGATCCCGGTCCTTATGGTCTTTTAACCATGCTCAATGAGCGCCAAAATCAGGAGCGCCTTGATTGGGTGCTTGGTAGAACGCCCCATCTTAATGGCCTTTACACGTCAAATGATGAAGTTTTTACCCAGACAGAGGCTAATATCGTACCCGTTTTGTCGTATTTGAAATCTAAAAACCTGATATTTATTTCCGGTAACGAAAATAATAAATTCCTCGATACGATCGTGGCTAAAAACGCATTTCCAGTCCTGGAAGCCGATCGCATAATTGATGCTTCGATCACCGACAAAAACATCCGAACAAGCCTCGCCGAAGCAGAAGAATTAACCAAACAATTTGGTCATGTAACGATTGTGGGCCATGCCTACCCCCTGACCATTAATATCCTTAAAGAATGGCTGGATTCCAAAAAACACAACATGAATTTTGTCTCCCTGGTTAATCCTAATCTTTCATCTGGTTCCGTTGCCACTACACAAGCAGCGGATTCACATAGCTCACCACGTACACCATCACCATCTACACCCTCACCATCTACACCGATTAATGCTGCCTCATCCCCTCCCCTGAACGCAAAAGTTGTCAACACTCATTATGTCACTTCAACCACCGTCAAACCTTAA
- a CDS encoding cobaltochelatase subunit CobT → MKSNSLLSLSIISAASAKNSFSHRQLQPTCMPNPSANLFPRPVEMAARVLAREDKLHFQFDRQSSSLDTVLSTHTHPVPIKISQEFNLPDKKSALRGLSDMFALWKRYHDVSIFTKQQPNNPLSKELFLAAEQVRTEALGSKYLEGVRHNIAAKSDEDAKMLAYSLILGEDKIPLPVLFQSILRKYFLDIPYPHLLAPHLKKVDFWIENTIQHELMKAFLAWDNQPLYGQLMLEAIRKIMALDILNESSQSTSSAAPNADQQIDHTDQPMGETEGTENSQQTVTTSQTGTSMDAKEYGSTLGRGHEVDEVDETPSTEVQVPDHTPSYSSSNQDMLPYQAYTTQYDDISQASSLCSHSELIRLRKQLDDKRAALPVTTRLLANQLMRQLMSKQQRHTHLHLEEGILDSRKLAQIVADPHYPQPYMWEEAAKQLDTTITLLVDNSGSMRDRPILMAALCADILAESLERCGIKVEILGFTTVDWRGGQSFKLWQANDKPHKPGRLNDLRHIVYKSADVPWRHAKPNLGLMLKEGLLKENIDGEAIIWACNRLAKRPEKRRILMVLSDGAPVDDATSTHNHASYLDQHLRLVIQHIEQFSSIELCAIGIGHDVNSYYQQAVTIREVDQLGSTMFMELAKMFGKR, encoded by the coding sequence ATGAAGTCGAACAGCCTATTATCGCTGAGTATTATCAGCGCTGCTTCGGCAAAGAACTCATTCTCCCATCGACAACTCCAGCCAACGTGTATGCCTAATCCATCTGCTAACCTTTTTCCGCGCCCGGTGGAAATGGCCGCTCGTGTCCTTGCCAGGGAAGATAAACTCCATTTCCAATTTGACCGTCAGTCTTCATCACTTGATACGGTGCTGAGTACCCATACGCATCCTGTACCCATTAAAATAAGCCAGGAGTTTAATCTTCCTGATAAAAAATCGGCGTTGCGCGGCTTGAGCGATATGTTTGCCTTATGGAAACGTTATCACGATGTGAGTATTTTTACGAAACAGCAGCCGAATAACCCCTTATCCAAAGAATTATTCCTAGCTGCCGAGCAAGTGCGTACCGAAGCACTGGGTTCAAAATATTTGGAAGGTGTCCGACATAATATTGCAGCTAAAAGCGACGAAGATGCCAAAATGTTAGCCTATAGTCTCATACTAGGGGAAGACAAGATTCCTCTCCCTGTACTGTTTCAATCGATCCTACGCAAATATTTTCTGGATATACCCTATCCGCATCTACTAGCACCCCATCTTAAAAAAGTCGATTTTTGGATCGAAAACACCATCCAGCATGAACTGATGAAAGCTTTTCTAGCATGGGATAACCAACCATTATATGGCCAGCTTATGCTAGAAGCTATCCGCAAAATAATGGCACTGGATATATTAAATGAGAGCAGCCAATCCACATCGTCGGCTGCACCGAATGCTGACCAACAGATAGATCACACCGACCAGCCAATGGGCGAGACAGAAGGCACAGAAAATTCCCAGCAAACGGTCACCACTTCTCAAACCGGTACGTCGATGGATGCAAAAGAATATGGCAGCACTCTAGGACGTGGTCACGAAGTGGATGAAGTGGATGAAACCCCATCCACCGAAGTACAGGTTCCGGATCATACACCGTCTTATTCGTCTTCGAACCAGGACATGCTTCCTTATCAAGCCTATACCACACAATATGACGATATCAGCCAAGCCTCAAGCCTATGCAGCCATTCGGAGTTAATCCGTTTACGAAAGCAACTCGACGATAAACGTGCCGCCCTTCCCGTTACGACCCGTTTATTAGCTAACCAATTAATGCGCCAGCTCATGTCAAAACAGCAGCGTCATACTCATTTGCATTTGGAAGAAGGTATCCTCGATAGCCGTAAGCTGGCACAAATCGTTGCCGATCCTCACTACCCCCAGCCCTATATGTGGGAGGAAGCTGCGAAACAACTTGATACCACAATCACCCTGCTTGTAGATAATTCAGGCTCTATGCGTGACCGTCCTATTTTAATGGCCGCGTTATGCGCCGATATTTTGGCAGAAAGCCTAGAACGCTGTGGTATTAAAGTAGAAATCCTCGGCTTTACCACCGTTGATTGGCGCGGCGGACAATCCTTTAAGTTATGGCAGGCCAATGATAAACCCCATAAACCTGGTCGTTTAAATGATCTTAGGCATATCGTCTATAAATCGGCTGACGTACCTTGGCGACATGCTAAACCTAATCTTGGCCTAATGCTTAAGGAAGGATTACTCAAAGAAAATATTGATGGTGAAGCCATTATCTGGGCCTGTAACCGCCTTGCTAAACGTCCTGAAAAAAGGCGGATCCTGATGGTTCTCTCCGATGGCGCACCTGTGGATGACGCCACTTCTACTCATAACCACGCGTCCTACCTTGACCAACACCTTCGTTTGGTTATTCAGCACATTGAGCAATTTTCCTCTATCGAATTATGCGCTATCGGTATAGGCCATGATGTCAACAGTTACTACCAGCAAGCCGTAACCATCCGTGAAGTAGACCAGTTAGGTTCCACAATGTTTATGGAATTAGCGAAAATGTTTGGTAAACGCTAG
- a CDS encoding S41 family peptidase gives MLKKFAYSASSVLVGSSILFQTLSPLTSPAFAQQSKILEQNAAAKKKENNQTLQLLELFGDVFDKVRDIYVEPVSDKQLIESAINGMLTSLDPHSGYLDKKAFDDIRVQTRGEFGGLGIEVTMDKGLVKVVSPIDDTPAYNAGIKAGDFISHIDGQAVLGLTLNEAVEKMRGPVKTKVKLTILRENESEPMEVILQREVIHIKSVKSHAEGDIGYVRITSFSEQTFDGLKHDLDKLNKDIGQGKMKGLVLDLRNNPGGLLDQAIAVSDAFLDAGEIVSTRGRTKESIKRFNAHKGDLINGLPMVVLINQGSASASEIVSGALQDHKRAVVMGTKSFGKGSVQTVIPLTGDSAMRLTTSRYYTPSGRSIQAEGIKPDIAVEAAKIEPIDEKFFNSEAQLKGHLSNPTNPNADKAKPSAHENQPDSSLRKRVGDKLKESLDKNGKDKDNKTPDEPVYGKDYQLSRAVDLLRGIAVYKTSNK, from the coding sequence ATGCTTAAAAAATTCGCTTACTCTGCTTCTTCTGTCCTTGTGGGTTCTTCTATCCTGTTTCAAACACTTAGCCCACTGACCTCTCCTGCTTTTGCGCAACAAAGCAAAATATTGGAGCAAAACGCAGCTGCAAAAAAGAAGGAAAATAACCAGACCCTTCAATTGCTCGAATTATTTGGTGACGTGTTCGATAAAGTACGCGACATTTATGTTGAGCCAGTATCTGATAAACAACTGATTGAGTCAGCTATCAATGGTATGTTAACCTCACTTGATCCACATTCAGGTTATCTTGATAAAAAAGCTTTTGATGATATTCGAGTACAAACCAGAGGCGAATTTGGCGGTTTAGGTATTGAAGTCACCATGGATAAAGGCTTAGTCAAAGTTGTTTCTCCTATTGATGACACCCCTGCCTATAATGCCGGTATCAAAGCAGGAGACTTCATCAGCCATATCGATGGTCAAGCGGTTCTCGGGCTCACCTTAAACGAGGCTGTTGAAAAAATGCGTGGCCCTGTTAAAACCAAAGTGAAGCTTACCATTTTGCGTGAAAATGAATCCGAACCAATGGAAGTGATCCTTCAACGCGAAGTGATCCACATTAAATCGGTTAAATCACATGCAGAAGGTGATATTGGTTATGTTCGTATTACTTCATTCTCCGAACAAACATTTGACGGACTTAAGCACGACCTTGATAAATTAAACAAGGACATCGGCCAGGGTAAAATGAAAGGCCTCGTACTTGACTTACGGAACAATCCAGGTGGTTTGCTGGATCAAGCGATTGCCGTTAGTGATGCCTTCCTTGATGCTGGTGAAATTGTGTCAACACGGGGAAGAACCAAAGAAAGCATTAAACGATTTAATGCCCATAAAGGTGACCTTATCAACGGATTGCCAATGGTTGTCTTGATAAACCAGGGATCCGCTTCAGCGTCAGAGATTGTCTCCGGTGCCTTGCAAGACCATAAGCGTGCCGTTGTTATGGGTACGAAATCATTTGGTAAAGGGTCCGTTCAAACCGTTATTCCTTTAACAGGTGATAGCGCTATGCGATTAACAACCTCGCGTTATTATACACCATCTGGACGTTCAATCCAGGCTGAAGGAATTAAACCTGATATCGCTGTAGAGGCCGCCAAAATTGAACCTATTGATGAAAAATTCTTCAATTCAGAAGCGCAATTGAAAGGCCATTTATCGAACCCAACCAACCCGAATGCCGACAAAGCTAAACCTTCCGCCCATGAGAATCAGCCAGATTCAAGCTTGCGTAAGCGTGTTGGCGATAAATTAAAAGAAAGCCTCGACAAAAACGGCAAAGATAAAGACAATAAAACACCTGATGAGCCAGTCTACGGTAAGGACTACCAGCTTTCACGTGCGGTTGACTTGCTTAGAGGAATTGCCGTTTATAAAACATCGAATAAGTAG
- a CDS encoding NADP-dependent isocitrate dehydrogenase has product MNKIKVNNPIVEIDGDEMARVMWAWIKEILILPFVDVPLHYFDLSIQNRDTTEDQVTKDAGEAIKRYQVGVKCATITPDEARVKEFNLKKMWKSPNGTIRNILGGTVFREPIVCKSIPRLVPGWNKPIVIGRHAFGDQYAATDFVTDRPGKCVMQFIPADGSPVQERLVNDMKGPGVVMGMFNLDASITEFARACFNYALSCGYPLYLSTKNTILKSYDGRFKDIFQHVFEREFRPQFDAAGLTYEHRLIDDMVAFAIKSHGGMLWACKNYDGDVQSDIVAQGFGSLGLMTSVLMTPDGNTVETEAAHGTVTRHFRLWQQGKETSTNPIATLFAWTRALHARGRIDQNQPLMDFATKLEKVTVETVDGGFMTKDLAVLVGKDTPYLTTQAFLTKVGEGLVS; this is encoded by the coding sequence ATGAACAAAATTAAAGTGAATAATCCGATCGTTGAAATTGATGGCGATGAAATGGCACGGGTGATGTGGGCGTGGATTAAAGAGATTTTGATTCTTCCGTTTGTGGATGTACCCCTTCATTATTTTGACCTTAGTATTCAAAATCGCGATACCACCGAAGACCAGGTTACCAAAGATGCAGGCGAGGCAATCAAACGTTATCAAGTAGGAGTTAAATGTGCCACCATTACTCCAGATGAAGCGCGTGTAAAAGAATTTAATCTCAAGAAAATGTGGAAATCGCCAAATGGCACTATCCGTAATATTTTAGGTGGAACCGTGTTTCGTGAGCCTATCGTCTGTAAATCAATTCCACGTTTGGTGCCTGGTTGGAATAAGCCGATTGTGATCGGTCGCCATGCCTTTGGTGACCAATATGCGGCAACCGATTTTGTGACGGATCGTCCTGGGAAATGTGTGATGCAGTTTATTCCCGCCGATGGAAGCCCTGTGCAGGAGCGCCTGGTAAATGATATGAAAGGTCCTGGTGTGGTGATGGGGATGTTTAATCTGGATGCGTCGATCACCGAATTTGCCCGTGCATGTTTTAATTATGCCTTAAGTTGTGGGTATCCACTTTATCTTTCAACCAAAAACACTATTCTAAAATCCTATGATGGAAGGTTTAAAGATATTTTCCAGCACGTATTTGAGCGGGAATTTAGACCTCAATTCGACGCTGCTGGATTAACGTACGAACATCGTTTAATCGATGATATGGTCGCCTTTGCTATTAAGTCTCATGGCGGTATGTTATGGGCCTGCAAAAATTATGATGGCGATGTGCAGTCGGATATCGTAGCACAAGGATTTGGCTCATTAGGGTTGATGACCTCGGTGTTGATGACTCCAGATGGCAATACGGTAGAAACCGAAGCCGCGCATGGCACCGTCACTCGGCATTTTCGTTTATGGCAGCAGGGAAAAGAAACGTCGACTAACCCAATCGCAACTTTATTCGCTTGGACCAGGGCGTTGCATGCCAGAGGACGCATTGATCAAAACCAACCATTGATGGATTTTGCAACGAAGCTTGAGAAGGTCACCGTGGAAACAGTGGATGGTGGTTTTATGACTAAAGACCTTGCTGTTTTAGTCGGTAAGGATACGCCGTATTTAACAACGCAGGCGTTTCTTACCAAAGTAGGTGAGGGATTGGTGTCATAG